A segment of the Zalophus californianus isolate mZalCal1 chromosome 3, mZalCal1.pri.v2, whole genome shotgun sequence genome:
aaataaccataatattCAACCTTAGTGGAATGCTTtaacaaattatatattaatattatgtcctaatatataatcattaaaaagGATACTTGTGATGACTATGTAAAAAATGGAACATTTATGATATACCATTAAATGACAATAGCAGAACACAAAGTAATATGTTTGCTATATAAAGCATGTATCTGGAAGGTAAAGAGCAAATATATgcaaatagcatttttatttcacCGTAGGGCTGggcaacttttttttcccttaaacatTCATTATACTTGTTATATACTCTTTTTAGGAATAAAGGGAGATttcaaaacataagcaaaaaacTGTCATGCTAATAATTTTCCCACACAATTTCAGTGAAAaacttttatattaaagaaaaagaaaaaaggaaaacagagagcaGTTTGAACTTATAATCCAGTAACTCAGAATATGCAACTAGGCTAAAACCTTTTCCGTTCTTTGTTCATGTGATCCCTATGTAGTTTTCAAAAACACCTTTGGCTTGCTGTAAGCttaaaatttattggaaaaaaaaaaagaagaaagaaaaagtatacaaAATTCTGGGGCCTTACTATTGTCATCAGACCTTGATTCAATTCTCAATGGATCAGGTTCAGAAAAGACATATTGCTATCATTTGAAAATGATTCATCTGCTGTTTTACTCTCTGGCAGGAGggtataatgtaaatatatatttatatataatcattcatttttagtttaagctatttttcactttttaatttttttcctaaactacATTATTTCCCAGATCTCATCCCAAATCTTCCTTTGTTTGACTAAGTGCTAATTCTCcttcaatttcaattttaaaataaaaagggcatTATTTGATtctataaacaaaaatagaacccCACCACCTTTATTTGAACAGTACTCCATTGTTGGTATTAATTAGGATGGTttactatgtatttatttgttttccatctgTCTCCAATATGAAAGGGCAGGCGACATCTCTGATTAtactatgtaaatatattatttaatatattacatattatatgttcATATACAACAAGCAAATTTCTGTGTAGGCTTTTTCTTCAAGggcacagttttatttttgtcatgttcttttttttgttgttatagattttatttatttgacagagacacagcaagagagggaacacaagcagggggagggggagagggagaagcaggcttcctgcggagcagggagcccgatgcggggctcgatcccaggaccccgggatcatgacctgcgccaaaggcacaTGTTTAACtggggagccacccaggtgccctatcatGTTCTTTTGGTTgtgaaattctttcattttggTGCAATAGAGGTGACTGTATGAAAAGAAGAGATTACTTGTGTGTTCAAATATAATTACTGGAGTAACATCGTCATAAAATGTCActtttgctctgttttcttcctttttattcagGAGAAATCAATGATTCTGCCAAGTCTGAGATGTTTACGTTTCACGATGGAGGTGTACAAATTTTATGCAAATTCAGTGATACTGTCTGGCAATTTAAAATGGAGTTGCGGAAAGGGACGGAAGTACTCTGTGATCTCACTAAGACAAAGGAAAGTGGAAACACAGTGTCCATTAAGAAACCAAAATTCTGTCAGTCTCAGTTATCCAGTGAGggtgtctctttttttctgaataactTGGACAGTTCTCATGCTAGCTACTACTCCTGCGAACTGTCAATCTTTGATCCTCctccttttcaaaaaaagaatattagcaGAGAATATCTGAATGTTTATGGTAAGACattgttttcatctttcagaCTCGagtacatttgtattttaatgacttttctcactaatgaaaacaagcaaataagTATCTTTTGTAGAGTTCACTTTGGTGCAATTGATGACAATCATTGATTATGAAAATATGCAAGGGatcatttattaataataattaatattaatcagTAATATGCAATTTGATCATGTAGACTGCTATGTTAGAAATAGATCATGTTGTCTTTAAAACGCATATGTCATTagagatcaggaaaaaaattaagactaattACCCAAATCCATGACCTAATGGCCACTGCCTCTATTCACATAAAGTTTAAGGTTTTGGTTTGTGGAATGGAAGGAGATGAttgaaaataatagttttataCCATTACTATTCCTACTTACTTTTCTACCAAAATATGGACAAAAAAAAGTCCTTTCTATTAACCCCATTTGTAAACATATGTGTGCATAGAGTCTTTTAGGTTTTAGCTTTTAAATTCTTGCTATAGTAGAGAGATGATGTTATTTACAATTTATTGGATTCCATGATTGTAACGAAGCCAAGCTCCATTTGattaaatcacttttttaaatttggtaAGAGAACCTGTGTGTGATTCAGCACTGAGAGAGGAGACTTGATTCTCTCAGTTTTCCCTTAACATGTCTCTTTTCGAACCCAGAATCACAGACTTGTTGCCAACTGAAGTTCTGGTTACCCATAGGATGTGCAGCTTTTGTTGGAGTCTATATTTTTGGATGCGTATTTCTTTGTTGGCTTACAAAAAAGGTGAGCgatgtctatttcttcctgcattTGCTTTATTGAAGAATATCAGTAGTTATTTACTCGTCAAAACACATATTGCTCTAGCCAGAGTAATTCGATTAACAGACAGACGATTTCTTTTCCACAAGATATGCCTACTAATTAAACTACTAACTTGGCAGagaagcttatttattttacagctgCTTCAGTCTAAAAAAGGATTTGATGGCTTACAGAGAGAGCTGTTATTGTTATCATTCAAAAAAGATAAGGGAATCGGGgccaagaaaacacaaaaaggcaGGACGAAGattgaaacataaaaatagacGCTTCTGATTTCTAAGAATTATTGCATGCGGGCTGCACATTTGATTTTAAGTTTCCAGAGTCAGGGCCAAGAGGAAACAATCCGTTTTATGTTTCCCTCAACTTGTCGATTAAACAATCACTGAGAAAGTCTTATAAGCTGTCAATAGTAGTTGAGAAGGAAATGGCCAGCTTCTTCCCAGGGTAAGTTGCTAGGACtgtgtttttaaagaacattaatataacactgtatgtaagctaactgaaattaaaatttaaaactttaaaattaaaaaatttttaaaagtttaacaatttaaaaaatgtaaaaaataaagaacatcacAGAAAAGCTAGGGAGATAACTTGACAGTGACAAAATAATCTTTCTGTGCTGGGGGATCTTCTTTTCAGTTGTTCACAACATAGATTCTCAATGAAAGAACTCACACCATTCTGCATATTACACAAGTATGCTAATACCCAAGTAGATCCACAGTGTGATCATTGGCCAGACCGTGGGTATATCTGTGCCAGGATGGAATTtggtaagaaagagaaagaaggaagacagtGAGATAGGTCCTATGATTGAAATCTACAGAGGAaggaacaataaaaacaaaaatggggaaGGAAATTTGGCAGAAGCCTCTTTATTTAAAGCCCTTTTCATATTGTTCTCCTACTTAGCTGCAAGTCAGGAGCCTGAGCTGTATCCTAACGCTTTTGTCACATATCACTTCAACCAAgaatagaaaacagtaaaaaaaaaaaaaagaaaaaaaaaaaggaccaggGATGGAGATAAGGAAGAGCTGATGACAAACCATGTTTCTGacttttcttccagaaatatcGATCCAGTGTGCATGACCCTAACAGCGAGTACATGTTCATGGCAGCAGTGAACACAGCCAAAAAACCTGGATTCCCAGGTACCGCTCCATCTGGGGCTTTGGGCAGAGCAGAGCGTTCTTCACCTTAAGCCTGGAATTTTCATGGTTTATTTTAGAGGAAGGGCAAATGTCTCTAAGGCTCAGTTTTAGATTTTTCCGTGAAATTCCGAACTTTCACTTTAAGTTTATATTCTCTGCAGTACATTGGAAACAAACAATGTCTGTAAgccactattaaaaataaacaagcaaaagaTTCATAAGCCACTATTGTATCGAGGCAGTTTTCCAATTGCTGTTCCAGAAACTGGGATGAGTCTAAGTCTTCCTTGGTAAGAAGTTCTTTAAGTCACCTGATGAACATTTATTGGCTATCAGTGAAGTGCAAATTACTGAGCGAGGCATGGGAGATGCACAAACATGTGGAGGAGGGTTTTGGACAGAGATTTGGAAGAGAGATCTGGGCCGGTGCTCCCCAGTGGAAAGAGGAGTTGGGGAAGCTAGTGTTATTCTGATGAAAAGGAGGTGCAAAGTCAGAGAGTCTCGGATGACTGACTGCACAAGGCCAGTTAGGTGTGACTTTGACTTTTTCCATTCAGAGTGAATATTGTCAATTCAAGGGTTGTTAAGCTGAGGAGCATCTAGAAAGTTTGAAGCATTCCTTGTGGAAAATTTGTAAGGCTCATGCCTTCGAGATGAAGAATGTAGTAAGACGGAAGCCCCTGAATTTTTGCCACCATTTAGTGGTGAAGGTCTTGTATAAATGGCATGCAAACAGCATCTGTAATCATGGACTTAAAGCATGGGAAGGGAGTTAATGATCCTCAGGCTAACTCCTCATTTTTTGGGTGAGAGAAATTGATGCCCAGGGCATTCAGTGATTCCTTTTGCTCCCTAGAGATTTCCTACCATAGCTTTGTCACTAGCAAAGAACGTGTGTTTCATGGCTTTGCtattgaaaacaacaacaacaacttttcGTCTCTGTGCTTATAATAATGTGTCTGTTTTAGTTTGGATCCCtgaaagcagaccctgagacagaGACTTGGGTGTAAGTAGTTTATTTGGAAGGTGACGCCAGGAAAAAGGggtgagggagcagggagagtgagacaggcaagagggaaaagcaaatgaaGGTTGCATTACTGAGATCTCAGCTGGAGGCCACAGAACTTCTGAGAAGTGTTCAGAGGTCTCCCAGAATCATTCTTCTGAAGGGTGGCAGGTGTGGTTATCTATCCACTGGCTCCCGTCCCCACTGGCTTGGGGTTGCTGGCAGGCCTCACGAGCTTTCCCTCATGCACCTGGAACAATACTGTATGCTTGGAAGAGTGTCTCACAAGTCTTCAGAGAAAGcccagaggcagaaagcagagaaATGCATGGTGGGGCTATTGTGCTAGAATGGACAGCATGTGTCTAACCCAGCTGCGGCTGGAATCAGAGGTGGACATTTTCACACCCCACCTACCACGTGTAATAACTGAACATGGCCAGAGTGTAAGCTTCTTGAGAGGAGGTAGGGTCTCTCCTCTGTATTCTGAAACCACTAAGCAGACACAGTTTCAAGCAGAGCATGCCTCAGCACCtctgtcaaatatttattgtatgatAATTTTATGCATAATACTGTGCTGAGTAATTCGTGTTGGGTAGCGGGAGGGGAGACTCAAGAGAGTCCTTGTCTTCAGTCTGTAATGTCACTGGGAAAGCTGATGTGTTTGTAGAGAGGGTGGAATCATGTGATAGTGGCAAAAGTACTCAATTAAGTGAAGTGTAGCATTCAGCTAACGTCTGTTACAGGAGTCAGGAGTGGGCTGGGAATAACTTCATGGAAAATGTGGAACTGGTGGTGAGTCTTGAAGCATAAAGAAGAGTTTTGATGGCATGTGCGTGTGTACAAGAGGCAGATGAAAGGGACAAACTTGTTGAAGGGAATTGGAATagagtgcttttaaaaatgttgtgcTGCATGTTGTTACAGGTGTGACTCATAATTTGGAACTCTGTGGCACCCAGGCATGAACCCTACTGGCCAGCTTTCCCCTGACATGAAGTGCAAGATTCCCACGTTCCCTGGACCCCAGAGAGTCAGACTTGATTTGAGTACATACATCTTCTGCTGGTGTTTTGTTCAATCTGGACCAGTGACTCTATCAGTCAAAAGAGATTTTAACAGGTTGCTTCAGTACTGTGGGGTTATCAAGACACCCTCTTGCAACTAGTTTTATAGAAAGCCCAGCTTGTGTGTGCTCAACAAATAGACCTCACTGGGTTGGAATTCCAGATCTTCATACCTGCTTCTAGCAATGCACCAGCCAGTAAAACAAACACATCTACAGATATTTTTAAGAGATGCCAAGGATACTGAATCTGCAAAGCAAATGGGCAGCCAAGGGCCAGTGTCTGTCCACATTTCACTAACAGACTACCTCTTCTTCCTGTAGGAATGAGCATTCCTTCTTAATGAGATACTGGACTGAGATGCTTCAGAATTGTAGCTATTTCTGAGGTGTTGACATATAACTGGACTATTATAATACATTAGTACACAGTACTCTTTTCAAACTTCTGAACACCAGTCCCCCACTCCAAGAGTTTAGATGCCTTCATCTGCcttcaattttcctttttaaaatatttctacatgACCACTTGATGACAGAcattctgagcagggagctagatctACATTTTCCCCTCCACTTCTCAATAAAATGCATATTCATTTAGCTGCAACTAAATATATGTTATATCATTTGCCTATATTCTCCCTATAAGAATATTTTTGCTCCAGAAAGACATCTTATTTTCCCAAATTCAGTTAAAATGATTTACTTTGTTGACTTGTTTCGACCACATCagtggtgtaaaaaaaaaaaaaaaaaaaaaaaattgcccagcATCAGAAGGGACTttattgtatgattctgttttctACCATTATCTATGTTTTCATGGTGCTATTAATTACAAGCCAGGCTATTTCTGTAGATCATATTAAaattgcaaacaaacaaacaaaaaaacccaaaaccatttTTCCCTGTCAAGCATTGTCCTGGAGAAAGAGCCAATGACCCATTCAGCAGAAAAGCTGTAGTTCCTGGAGGTCGCTTCCAAACTACAGCCATGCTGACCTCTGGGCTTGACAGGTTGAAATGGTCCCATCAGCCTGGAACAGCCATCCAGACCTGGGTGGAATTCCAAGGGTTGAGAGACTCCCCTGAGCCCAGGACAACCATCTGCTCTCACCCCCAGAGGCAGAAGTCACCCTGGGGACCATGGTGAGTCCACCTGCATTTGTACTTCCAGGCTCTGGGAAGAAGCACAGATGTATCAAGGAACATCAACATGATTCCCTCTCCTAGGAACAATTCAGCCTGGAAACTGGCCCTGGCCCTTCAAGATAGGCTTCCTTTGAATACAATTTGGTTGGAAAGATTCctaaatacatataacatgtcATTAGTCTTAGCtggaatattttctccattttctgttcCCATGCCCAATGCTTCTGAAGCAGCCAATGTATGTGCAACAACATTTTTAACTTTAGGTAAAATGGGGTTGTttagtagttttaaaatttgtaggTGCCTGCTTATAGTGTTCTTTAAAAGCAAGACCAGATATGTCATTATGCACACTTCGGTTGTTGTAAGCGTGTGTAATGCTGGATGTGTGCAGTACAGTACTGCATTTGTAATTTGAATCAAGTATGGTGTTCTGTTTCTAGCTGGCTCGGACAGTCTGGTTGGCTCTGCAGAGGTGTCCTCTGGGCGGTTTGCAGCTTGCTGGGTGGGGGTTTAGAGCGGGGGTAGAGCCTTCATGTGGGGTCCACCTATCCTGGTTGTCTAAACCGTGCCCTGCAGCAGCATCCTCAGCACTGGACATTTCAAAGTGGATTATTCAAAGATACAATTTCTGTGAAATAAAGACTTGTTTTAAGAGGAGCCACTCATGAAATAGATGTTAGCAGCAGTAGGAAACTAAGGAATAAACATTTGATATTCAGCAACTGAAAATACCTCACAGTGTTTTCTTGGGGGGAAGGAAATGGTTACTTTAGTTGTAGCTAGCACTTGCAATCTTGGCTGTCTTGAAGGTATTACACTGCTCAGAACAGTcgctcttcatttttttctttttcctttttaaacattgaAAGAACCACAGACTTATAAAAAAGTTGGAAGCACAGCAGAAGGACTCTTGTCCTCGGTGAGTTTCTGGCCCAATGCCTTATTCACCCCCGAACAGTGTGTATTTCCTATAGACAAGAACACTCTTTTCTCCATAACCACGATACAACCACcaacatcagaaaaaaatttttttaaagattttatttatttgacagagaaagaacaagcagagggagagggagaagcaggttccccactgagcagggagcccgatgcgggactcgatcccaggaccctgagatcatgacctgagccgaaggcagacgcttaaacaactgagacacccaggcgtcccccaacaTCAGAAAATTAACACTGATATATTGCTGCCATCTCATCCTCAGGCTCTATTCAAGTTTGTCCGGTGTCCTCCTAATGTCTTTTATAGCAAAAATTATGTTCAGAATCTCCCCttgtatttagttgtcatgtctttgTGGTGTCTTTCAGTCTGGGCAGTTCCTCCATCTAAACCTGTGTGGCCTTGACTTTTGAATATTGCAAGCAGTCATTTTGTAAAGTGCCCCTCGATTTGGGCCAGTCTGAGATTTCTTGATAATTAAAATCAGGTATCAATCTTTGGCAAAAATAGCACAAGAgtgatgctgttttttttttttttttttttttaacagcatccTGTCAGGTGCCTCACAATCTTGATCTGTTACATTACTGACAGTGTTCATTTCGATCACTCGACTAAGGTGGTGTCTGTCAAGCTCCTCCACCGTCATATATACTCTTTTCCTCTTTATAGGTTACAAGTAGTTTACGGGGAGGTACTTTGAAATCTTCTAAATCTTCTAAATCTTCTGTTCCTTGTCAAATTTTCAGTgtattcattcgttcatttttATCTGTATGGTTTCCTGTTTTATTCAACAGTGAAACATTTGTGACTGTCATTATCTTATCCTGATGCTTACCTTGTCCCATTCCTGGCCGGCAGGAGCCCTGTTGACACTGCCTCTGGCTTCTTTCTGCCACATCCCCAacacttccttgctttctggcagAACAAGATACTCCCGGGTCAGCTAGTGTTTTCCCATCCCAGTGCAGGCAtctgccatttctccaaagagccctgggctcagggtcatgagattgagtcctgcatcaggctccacactgaacgcagagcctgTTTAAGatcttaagattccctctcccactgcttctctctcaaaaaaaaaaaaaaaaaaaaaaaaaatctctggtttCACAGGAAGTTTTTAGTCTTTATGTTAATGAAGAGTATAATGACATCTAAGCATGGTTGTTTGACAAAAATACTGAATTCTACATGTGACTTCTCCTTTGATCCCTCTCTACTCTTTTCTTCTGGCTCAATGGTCATAGTTCAAAAGGACTGTGGCTTGTCTAATGGACATGGCACTCTTCTATCAGTATTCCAATAATTTGGAAGTCATGATGAAATGTTCTCTTGAGCTAGGCTAGGAAGGGGACTTGAATTCGAAATACAACCGAATGCCCCATCTTATATCCAAAACATCAGTCAAGTTCCCCTAAAAcccctaaaataaaatcaagatacTTCTGGACCAACTCAGAGTTACATTGAAAGAGGTAACACTCTACCAGAAATAATTTTAACTGGAAACATAGCACTTCTCAGTCTTTTAAGAATATACCAAAATGGGAACGGGTTTCATTCTCAAAGCACAGCAAAGCTTCATTAACAAAACCACTTTTCCTCATTCTCAGTGCCTCTTATATGCCTGCAGGCAGCTCTCAAAGCAgctcctccctccttttcttctcctcaaGTCCTCTCCAAGCCACCAGTACATCTCTTCCATCCCCTCCTCACATTATCCCTTTCAAAGCACCTGAtaaaatagctctttttttttttaaagattttatatttatttgacagagatagagagagcgggagcacaagtaggcagagaggcaggcagagggagagggagaagcaagctctttgctgagcagggagcccgatgtgggactcgatcccaggaccctgggatcatgacctgagctgaaggcagacgcttaaccaactgagccacccaggcgcccaaaatagcTCTTTCTAATTCACGTTGTACTTGTATAGGTTTCCTGTCACTGCTATAACCAATTTCCACAAAcatggtggtttaaaacaacacaaatttattcttttatggttctgaaggccagaagtctaaaatcagttTCACCAGCCTAAAGCCAATGTGTTGGCAGGGCTACTTCTTCTGAAGACTCAAAgggagaatctctctctctctctctctctctcttttttttttttttgctttcccaaatcttctggtggctgccagcattctTTGGCTTGTCATCACTCCAATCTCTTCTGTAGTCACACTGCCTTCGCCATTTCTGCTGTGGCATCTCCCTCTGCTTATCTCTTATAAGGATACTTATGGTTGCATTAGGTCCCACCTAGATAATCTGGGATAattccccatctcaagatccttaactagTCCCATCCACAAAGTCCTTTTGGCCACATACAAGGTATTTCACAGTTTCCAGGTATTAGGACTAGGATTAGGGCTGGTCTTTCATGGACCATTTTTCAGCCAACCAGAGTCCCGTAAACACCAGggattttgggggtggggaatcctCTATGAACCTTTCCTTCCACTCCCAATCTAGGTTTCTATACCTAGTattccccattctctcctctAATTCTTTTTTGGAAACTCCATACCCTTCCTTGACAAAGCCCCAAGAGTCTAAAGTTTCCCTATCCAGTGGCCTTGTTCCAAGTCTGAATCCTGTAGTTGTGATTAGTTTTAGACTTCAGCCCACTGGATGATTGCTGCTCATTACTCTTAAAAGAGCAAGTGTTGGAATGGAGAGGGGACAGACCAGTATGGACTTTGGTCCTGTGGCCATTGGTGAACTCAACTTTGTCAATTCCAGTTTCCTTTCCATTACATCCACCAAAAGGTGCTGAAGACCATTGGTTTGTTTGCTAGTTGGTCCATTATAGTAAGCACATCCCTGAAGAACAAACTATACTTGGGAGTCAGTGTAGTCTGAACCTAAGTTAAGAAAGGATTCCGTTGCCTCACTTAGCCAAGAGCCCACCCTCCTTTGTGTCACTGGGTTCCCATCactgtgaaataaaattgttttccttgaTTTATCTGGCAGGGCCTTCCAGAGTCCTAAAGGAGTTGACATTAGCTTTTAATGGCTCTTCACTTTATTAATGTGGGAAATAGGTGAgacttaatgaaattattttgggtCAGAGTTTCCCCTCTAATGGAAATCAGGGTGGGGATTTTCTATTTGCCTCCATCCCATGGTATATATTAAATGCTGTGGGATCTGAATTTATTTCATAACAACAGTCAAGAAAAATGGCTATTTCTGGGAAGCACTCCTCTTTTTATATAAAGCAGCCCAAGTGAATGAACATGAGAAATAGAGGAGCCATTGACTGCCTTCCAGTTGAAGCTTGGGTCCAGTCTAACTTTTCGCAAACAGTGCTTTGAGAATAAATCCTATTTGTATGTGAGGAGCCAAGGAGTGATTTAAAGTAATCAAAgtgcttctttattcttttctttgctgcCTAATCCCACTCTCTCACCTTGAAGGAACAATTACTTTATGTTGAATTCTGAATTTCAAGCAACATGTTACAGAAATCCAACTGTCCAGATTTTCAAATATCTAGAGTAATCAGCTTTATACGAGTGAAGGCAAGGTCTGGGGTTTCAAATCTGATCACAAGGAAAAGCATTTATAAAGCTCAATGAAACAACCACAGAATCTCCACCCACTGTCTAACCACAGAATTTCCAAGAATCCACAGTCCAACTTCATAGATGGTctgaagaagtaaaatgatttcTCATGCTTACATTCTTAGTGGGTATTGGAAGCAGACTAGAAACTGTGCCTTTTACTTTTGACACATTGCTTATCTCTTTTCCACTTGCTTTATTGCACCTAACCCAACTTCCCGTACCTAGTTTCCTTTCCCTAAACACTCATTCTCCCCTCTTATCTCCACTTTCTACCACCCACCAAGGCAAGACTGAAGAGATTAAAGAAGAGGGATCAGTGGGCAGCAAGCGGAGGAAAACCTCTATGACGGGATATGTCAATTCCAGTTTCCTTCtcactcttcttcctcttcaccaAGACTTGTCCCCATCTGCAAGGCCCCCTGCCTGCTTTCCAGGGCCAGTGTTCTGCCAACACCCCACTCTGCCCCTGACACAAGAGACACTGGTGTGCCCCCTTCCTCGTCCAAGTTCTAACCACATAGGAGAAGCTCTGGCCAAAAACTGTTTTTGAATGAAAGGATCAGAGAAGATGAGGGCTATATGCCTGGGTTCTGGGACTCAGACCCTATCCTTTCATT
Coding sequences within it:
- the ICOS gene encoding inducible T-cell costimulator isoform X2, whose translation is MKSNLWYFLLFCFQVEALTGEINDSAKSEMFTFHDGGVQILCKFSDTVWQFKMELRKGTEVLCDLTKTKESGNTVSIKKPKFCQSQLSSEGVSFFLNNLDSSHASYYSCELSIFDPPPFQKKNISREYLNVYGCAAFVGVYIFGCVFLCWLTKKKYRSSVHDPNSEYMFMAAVNTAKKPGFPGVTHNLELCGTQA
- the ICOS gene encoding inducible T-cell costimulator isoform X1, which gives rise to MKSNLWYFLLFCFQVEALTGEINDSAKSEMFTFHDGGVQILCKFSDTVWQFKMELRKGTEVLCDLTKTKESGNTVSIKKPKFCQSQLSSEGVSFFLNNLDSSHASYYSCELSIFDPPPFQKKNISREYLNVYESQTCCQLKFWLPIGCAAFVGVYIFGCVFLCWLTKKKYRSSVHDPNSEYMFMAAVNTAKKPGFPGVTHNLELCGTQA